In one Cronobacter dublinensis subsp. dublinensis LMG 23823 genomic region, the following are encoded:
- a CDS encoding LysR family transcriptional regulator, producing the protein MDKIHAMRLFVRVAELESFTRAAETLSLPKGSVSRQIQALESALGTRLLHRTTRRVHLTQDGQVYYERARDLLANLDELDGLFLHDPASVSGRLRVDMPVAVAQNVVIPRLPEFLHHYPGIALELSSSDRLVDVVREGFDCVVRVGQLKDSGLVARPLGRLSQVNCASPDYLARFGCPETLDDLASHAMVHYTPTLGTRPLGFEIGHESESEWIQTGGVLTVNSTETYQAACFAGLGIIQVPRIGVREALRSGKLVEVLPQYRAAPMPVSLIYPHRRHLSRRVHLFMEWLASVMKSYVD; encoded by the coding sequence ATGGATAAAATTCACGCAATGCGTTTATTCGTGCGCGTGGCCGAGCTGGAGAGTTTTACCCGCGCCGCCGAAACCCTGAGCCTGCCGAAGGGCAGCGTTTCTCGCCAGATCCAGGCGCTGGAGAGCGCGCTTGGCACACGCCTGCTGCACCGCACCACGCGACGGGTGCATCTCACTCAGGACGGCCAGGTCTATTACGAGCGCGCCCGCGATCTGCTCGCCAACCTTGATGAACTCGACGGCCTGTTCCTGCACGATCCGGCGAGCGTCAGCGGGCGGCTGCGGGTCGACATGCCGGTGGCGGTGGCGCAAAACGTGGTGATCCCCCGCCTGCCGGAGTTCCTTCATCACTACCCCGGCATCGCGCTGGAGCTCAGCAGCAGCGACCGGCTGGTGGATGTGGTGCGTGAAGGCTTCGACTGCGTGGTGCGCGTCGGCCAGCTGAAGGACTCCGGGCTGGTGGCGAGGCCGCTTGGCAGACTGAGCCAGGTGAACTGCGCGAGCCCGGATTATCTGGCGCGCTTCGGCTGCCCGGAAACGCTCGACGATCTCGCCTCGCACGCGATGGTGCACTACACCCCGACGCTCGGCACCCGGCCTTTGGGCTTTGAAATCGGGCATGAGAGCGAAAGTGAGTGGATACAAACCGGCGGCGTGCTGACGGTGAACAGCACCGAAACCTATCAGGCCGCCTGCTTCGCCGGGCTGGGGATTATTCAGGTGCCGCGCATCGGCGTGCGCGAGGCGCTGCGCAGCGGAAAGCTGGTGGAAGTGCTACCGCAGTATCGCGCGGCCCCGATGCCGGTATCGCTTATTTACCCGCACCGGCGGCATCTGTCGCGCCGCGTGCATCTGTTTATGGAGTGGCTGGCGTCGGTGATGAAAAGTTACGTTGACTAG
- a CDS encoding SDR family NAD(P)-dependent oxidoreductase — protein MTQRIAIITGGSRGLGKNAALKLAERGIGVLLTYQRRREDADAVVHEIEQKGGKAAALALNVADSASFPAFAEQVKAQLQQTWQRDRFDYLINNAGVGIYAPFSEFSEAQFDELVNIHFKGPFFLTQQLLPLINDGGRILNVSSGLTRFALPGYSAYASMKGAMEVLTRYQAKELGSRKIAVNIIAPGAIETDFGGGQVRDNDELNRFIASQTALGRVGLPDDIGAAMAAIVSDELGWANAQRIEVSGGMFL, from the coding sequence ATGACGCAACGTATCGCAATTATCACTGGCGGCAGCCGCGGGCTCGGTAAAAACGCAGCGCTGAAGCTCGCAGAGCGTGGAATTGGCGTTCTGCTGACGTATCAGCGCCGACGCGAGGACGCCGATGCCGTCGTGCATGAAATTGAACAAAAAGGCGGAAAAGCCGCGGCTCTTGCGCTAAACGTCGCCGATAGCGCCAGCTTCCCGGCCTTTGCAGAGCAGGTTAAGGCGCAGCTGCAACAGACCTGGCAGCGCGACCGGTTTGATTATTTAATCAACAACGCGGGTGTCGGCATTTATGCGCCGTTCAGCGAATTCAGCGAGGCGCAGTTTGATGAGTTAGTGAACATTCACTTCAAAGGGCCGTTCTTCCTGACTCAGCAGCTGTTGCCGCTGATTAACGACGGCGGGCGCATCCTGAATGTGTCGAGCGGGCTGACACGCTTCGCGCTGCCTGGCTACTCCGCCTATGCGTCGATGAAGGGCGCGATGGAAGTGCTGACCCGCTATCAGGCCAAAGAGCTGGGCAGCCGCAAGATTGCGGTTAATATCATTGCGCCAGGCGCGATTGAAACGGACTTCGGCGGCGGGCAGGTGCGCGACAATGACGAGCTTAATCGCTTTATCGCCTCGCAGACGGCGCTTGGCCGTGTAGGCCTGCCGGACGATATCGGCGCGGCGATGGCGGCGATTGTTAGTGATGAGCTTGGCTGGGCGAACGCGCAGCGTATTGAGGTTTCCGGCGGGATGTTCCTGTAA
- the yhjD gene encoding inner membrane protein YhjD, with protein sequence MTTPEQPAKRPTEDLKYQPVPQLDTRPQEKKTDDKPAEGVIGTVKEKVEQVERRPAVAHLLRAFERFNERMGNQFGAAITYFSFLSMIPVLMVTFAVAGFILASHPTLLQDLFNKILQSVSDPTLAKTLSSSINAAVEQRTTVGIVGFAVALYSGVNWMGYLREAIRAQFRDDWERGAVEDKEKFWVKYLRDFISLIGLLVALAITMSITSVAGSAQETIIRLLHLDAIGWLKPVWHLIGLAVSFCANYLLFFWIFWRLPRHRPRKKALLRGTVIAAIGFEVIKIIMTYTLPSLVKSPSGAAFGSVLGLMAFFYFFARLTLFCSAWIATAQYKDDPEMPGQNPA encoded by the coding sequence ATGACCACGCCGGAGCAGCCTGCAAAACGCCCGACTGAAGATTTGAAATATCAGCCTGTCCCGCAGCTGGACACCCGCCCGCAAGAGAAGAAAACCGACGACAAACCCGCAGAGGGCGTTATCGGCACGGTGAAAGAGAAAGTGGAACAAGTGGAGCGTCGTCCGGCGGTCGCCCATCTGCTCCGCGCTTTTGAGCGTTTTAACGAGCGCATGGGCAACCAGTTTGGGGCCGCCATTACCTATTTTTCGTTTTTATCGATGATCCCGGTGCTGATGGTGACTTTCGCGGTAGCGGGCTTTATCCTCGCCTCGCACCCGACGCTGCTGCAGGATCTCTTCAATAAAATCCTGCAAAGCGTGAGCGATCCGACGCTTGCCAAAACGCTCAGCAGCAGTATTAACGCGGCGGTGGAGCAGCGCACCACGGTCGGCATCGTCGGGTTCGCCGTCGCGCTCTATTCCGGCGTTAACTGGATGGGCTATCTGCGCGAGGCGATCCGCGCCCAGTTTCGTGACGACTGGGAACGCGGCGCCGTTGAGGATAAAGAAAAGTTCTGGGTGAAGTACCTGCGCGATTTTATCTCGCTGATTGGGCTGCTGGTGGCGCTGGCCATTACGATGTCGATTACGTCCGTGGCGGGCTCGGCGCAGGAAACCATCATTCGCCTGCTGCATCTGGACGCCATCGGCTGGCTGAAGCCGGTCTGGCATCTGATTGGCCTTGCCGTCTCCTTCTGCGCTAACTATTTGCTGTTCTTTTGGATCTTCTGGCGTCTGCCGCGCCATCGCCCGCGTAAAAAAGCGCTGCTGCGTGGCACCGTGATCGCCGCTATCGGCTTTGAGGTTATCAAAATCATCATGACCTACACTCTGCCGTCGCTGGTGAAATCGCCGTCCGGCGCGGCATTCGGCTCGGTGCTGGGGCTGATGGCGTTCTTCTACTTCTTTGCGCGCCTGACGCTGTTCTGCTCCGCCTGGATTGCCACCGCGCAGTATAAAGATGACCCGGAAATGCCCGGACAAAACCCCGCCTGA